The genome window attttttttattatgattattaATGGTGGTGTCGCTTTAAACCGTCACTAGTTCgcgtattttatttatttaatcgtTATCTAATAATTATTATCAAAGATGGCGTCGCTTTAAAGTGTCACTAGTttgcatattttattatttaattgttatatAACGTGGCTTTAAACCAACGTAAGGTTTGAGTGTGTGTCGCTTTAAACCGACGTTGCTGTCAGTGTCGCTTTAAACCGACGCTGTTTAGTGGCAGATTAAGCTATCAAACTGACACTTAAGCCCTTTTGTGACGGTAGCAATAGTGTCGCTATTCCAATCTGACATTACACTGTTTTATGTCGGATTTTTGCCAAAATTCCGACAGAAATCGGGTTTCTTGTCGGTTTTTGTTCCGCCGATGATAGCCTGTATTGTAGTagttttttttcgtcccagagtcatacctaaagtgtaaattttgggatagtctcatacatctgttagtcaaactgttaagtctaccgttaactgatgatgtggcaccTATGTGGAAAATGactgggcaccacgtgtcattaaaaaaaaactattaaaataattaattaaaaaagtatttataaaaagaaaataaaaactgcGTGTCTTCTATCTCACCTCCTTTACTCTCTGCACCGCCAAATCATAGAAAGAAAAAGGGCCACCCTTCTTCTTCAACCTGAGCTCTCAAATGGTCTACAACCAAACCATCAAAACCTCAATTGAAGTCTGACTTATAGTTCTCCAATTTCTAAACTTTCTAATTATTTATGTGATTGAATTTGATTTGACTTTTATGGTTTAATTCTGGGTTCTGTTTTGATTTGGGGAAGATTGCAGCTTTCGTTTGATTTCGGGAAGAAAACGACTATGGTAGGGATCAGGGGAGTCGAAGAGGGAAGAGGTGGGTCGGCAAGGTGAAGAGGGATGAGGGATGAGCGGGACGAGCACAGCGAACGTGGCGACTCATACGCCAGTGCAAATAGGTAGATTTTCCATTCAAATCCaaactaaaaacataaaaattgaaGCATTTCCTTTCCTAAATCTACCCAACGACCAGCCCACCAACCAACCAATTTATAAAATCCTTAATCTAAAACCTTAACAACCTAACCCCCGAACCCATAAAAAGTCCTACCCTGCCTCTTGAGCTCATAGACGACGTCCATCGTCGTCACAGTCTTCCTCTTGGCGTGCTCAATGTAAGTCACGGCGATGAGGTCTCCGGCAAAGGGAAAAAAGTGCTTGGACGACGGTGGGGATGGGTCTTCCTTTCTCCATGTTTGTGGGGTTGGGAATGGAATTTATGAAAGAGAATTGGAAATAAGATTGGGGTGGGGACGATAGAGAAAGGGATGGGAGTGGATCCACAAGGGAGGGGATGTGGTTGGAATAATGGTCGGAAGAGGGGGAAGGATAGATGTGCAGACGTTGGGGTAGGTGCAgtggagagaaaggagggagaagggaggaggtcggggtggggaagacaaatgggttctaggttttttttttaatacttttttaattaatttttttaatagtttaattttttaatttttttaatgacatgtggcgcccagtcattgtccacataggcgccacgtcatcagttaacagcaaacttaacagtttgactaatagttgtatgagactgtcccaaaatttacactttaggtatgattctgggatgaaaaaaaatttgatatatcaaatgttgaaaaccacgaaacttgaggtAGTAAACAGAGATTTACCCTAAGTTTTTTTGACAATAATTGCATTCAAATTCAATATTTCCTCCTCCTTTATTTCCCACTCTTTCGAGCTTTTTGACATACTTCCATAGCGGAGCATTATAATTTTCAACAATCTCATCCAAATTAGCATTATCATTCGCATGATTAATAGGATGATTCATTTTCCTAAATTAACAAACATATAAACAATAAGAGTCAATCCACTATATAAACAGAGACTATTACATGAGAAATTTATATTAACTTAAGAGATAAAAAATGCATCATgaaagcatatacataaaatattataatcTAAATATCTAGACTAGTGTATTTCCAATTTGATAAAACTAAGAGGTGTAGTCAaactaagattttaaagaattttaaagaattttaaaagtGATAAATTTGATAGGATTTAGGAAGATTTAAGACtcctacaaaattcatatgaattttaaagaatttgaatggatttagtttgtaaattttgatggattgtggtggattttcatataattttttttattgatctttccttttttttttcttttttttttaagactatACAAGGCAGCGATTGAATCTGCCGGATCTCAAATTCCAATCGATTTCAACCCATTTTTTCAGCAACCAGAGGCTTGGGATCTTAAATTCATAGTCTTGGAGATTGGGCTCTGCTTAATCGGCGAAAAATTGGATCCCTTGTGAGAAGTGGAAGCGCCAATTGGATTCGGCGATGGAGAAGACGAATTAACGCAGGAGAacgcaagagagagagagagagacaacgGAAGGAATGACAGGGCACGAGCGAGAGAGGAGATGGATTGAGATGGGATTGCGAAACCCTTGTTTTAATTCTCCTAATCTTGTGTTTATAGTCCCCTTTCTGTAAGTTATCCAAACATGGAGAGATTTGTGAATACCAAGGGGTTGGTATAAATTTGAGAACaggaaaatattttgaaatccTAGGAGACGAGATTgaattctttttagttttggttatatataatttttgctTTTAAACTTCACAAAATTCACTAACTTATTGAAATCcttccaaattttaatttttttaatatattttgattttgaaagattttaaaatcctttataatcttttaattgactacatttaaattttaaatagattctaaaatattttaattaacaacatcagaattttaaaatattttaaaatactcTTAAAATGAGTTTGACTATTCCTCTAAATATCAAGCACAATAATATCTAGACCACGGTATTATAATCTAAATAtcacaataatatattataatgggtcctattataataattacaataataatattatatataaaaagcaAAAGGGGCTTTTAGCTTTTCTAATTTACATAACAGATAAGCTGAAAAGTCTTGAATCAGTAAAAGCAAAAGGAGCTTTTTCTTCGAAGTTAAAAACAGAAAAGGAGGAGTTTTAGAGATGGTTTTGGGAATCAGATTGAGattcaaaattaacaaagtGAAAACGAAAGCTCTCACCAGCAGACAGAGACGATGGAGATGACTGAGCAATTGCAGACAGAGACGATAGAGACGACAGAGCAGTTGCAGACAGAAACAATAGAGACAACGGAGCAGTTGCAGACAGAGACAATAGAGACGACGGAGCAATTGCAGACGACAAGTCTGATTTCTGAGGTTCGAGTGAGGAAAAATAGGTAAATCCGAGTTTTATAcccaaaatcattttgttttttagtcAACAATTGTTTCAGTTTAGCTAATTTTTTTGAATCAATCTCGATTCAGTGTGgatttattgaattttttttctttctgattaTCCTCTGTTttaggggtgtattcaattgggatttggagggatttccatttttttaatgaatctagggtattcaatcagaattttaagtgattctctgaaatttaatgtgtattcatttagaattttaagatagtttattaaaattcttaaaaatttgggtgtattcaattagaattttaaggaagtttataacatttcatgggtatttaattaggaattgattttaaaggatttgagaaaattgaggaattagagggaattagagagatatcgtagtgtattttaagcattcataaatttcacattttctcatgagatttcgagagaattgaatcaaaagtttatatgaaatctctacaaatcaattaaactctataaaaattcatggatttataaatccattaaactcttttaaattctcaattgaatacaccccttaGTTTGAAACGTATCCGAAAGGTATGATCCTCGTATCTCGATAGTATGATACGTGGTGATTGGAACAATTATGAAGCTTCCTATATATTTTAGGATGTAGTACATTACATAAAGTACTGGTTTAGTATTgagatatttttataaaaaatgggtataaaaaaaaattaagctcAAAAAGATGTTtagtaaatacttaaaaacaatttattttcacaattttaagcgaaaaaaactgaaaacataaAGTAGTAAAAATTAGCTTATTCTCACGACACAACGGAAACGGTCTTTTTTCAAAGAACATTAATACCAAACCAGACCACAATCTTAACTCCTTATTTAGTTGTTTGCTTCTTGTGTCTTAAAAAAAGATTTCCGCTCTGTGGGGAAGGAACAGAAGCAACATATGGTCGTCGCAAccacaagaagaagaagcggcCAGTTCTGAGAATGATGAAACTACAACCTATGTACAAGAAGAACCCTGTGAGTATAAATTATTATGAATTGTTGGAACTAACAActggtttttgtttgtttaattatgtGGTTGAGAATCGAACAAAATTAATTGTATGATGCAGGTGAAACGGATCTTTATCACCGATGAAGATGACGTCTGGTGGCACTGAGCAAGCGATGGGAGAGCAGCTTGGCGAAAATAAGGCAACCTGAGCCTGGCCGAGTTGGGCTGCAGTTGGTGGGTGCGAGTTGACAGTCTTCTCAATCAAAAGTTTCCTAATCCGCTTCGCAAAATTTGAGATTTGATTAATACGTACTAGCATATGCCCATAAAGTGTTTCTgaacatttttttacttttgtttttagaatggaaggagaaggaagagaacGTGGGatgaggagagaggagagagttttttttttttttttttaatgcgggagcatttttgctcaccaccataaactatggtgtatgctcaccatatacctaatcaattgacacgtgtcatttcacttaatcttggttaatttttttcaaaattgaaaaactaacatttaatgtgaaagttaactagagttaagtgaaatgacatgtgtcaattgattaggtgtatggtgagcatacaccatagtttatggtggtgagcaaaaatgcactcttTTAATGCATACTGCCTGCCTATGTTATTTATTTCTGTTCAGTTTTGATTAGAGTGTTGGAATGGTAATTTTATGAAGTTCTGGTTGACAATTAAGattctattaatatgtagtttagataattattatttttatttaatatatctatactatgtagttttgataattacattttttttcttttgtatgtAATGTTTTGAAACTTTTTTGGCTCGAAATCGACTAAAATCAGATGTTCCTATCCAAGTTGCACTCTCAAACCTTCCCACCGAATCGTGACTAACACAGTACatggtattttttttataaaggtcgtacccagtgcacaaagctcccgctttacgcaggtctggaagaggtgaatgacatggtatttttttttttataaaaaattaaaaaaaaaaattactacatTAATCGCTTAGGGCGTAGAGTCTAGTTGATGAATTGTGTACTCCAAAACCTGACACCTACACTCCAAACCCTAAACTCCTCCTGAGAGCATTTTAGAATCGTAAACTTACAATGATCAATACAAATCGTGATAGACTTTTTAAAATCTTTAATATTCTTGATTTATGACCGTTTGAATTTCAATAATTGACACTCAAATTTTCAGTGTCCAAAATACAGCCAACCTTAATTCctcttcatttataagtaaaaggtcttaagttcgattctcgctaaagatgaatttgaatcacattattactagtttaTTGTGAGGTTAGCCCATCCctttcccttagtgtagataatatcgtttgttcaaaataaataaataaatacagtAAACCCAAATTCGACCCCCAATCTCTCCTTCTTGACTCTCATAAAGAAATATACCATTCAATAATCTATTTCCAAGCGAGCAAACAGGAAAGTACTTCCAGTCTCTGCTTCATGATTTAGCACTCAGAAGTGCATCAGAAAATGGCCAAATATTTATAGCACTCAGAACCTCGGCCTGGATTAGGCAGGTTGGAGCTCTCACCCCTGGCCATGTACGAGGCATTTTGGATAGGCAACTTTTAGTTTCCCTTGGAATATCGCCTAACTCCTGTAAAGCTCCTTCTATTGTCCCTGTTCTTTGGCTCCCCCCTCCTTTTTCTTGGGTTAAAGTGAATACTGATGGCCTTGCTAAAGGTAATCCGGGTCCTGCGGTCTGTGGCGGGGTTTTTCGTGACTCTACAGGTTATTTTCTTGGTGGTTTCTCCCTAAGCTTGGGCCATCGTACTTCTTTCTATGCGGAGCTCCATGCTGTCATCCTTGCTATCGAATTGGCCCACGCGCGAGGCTGGAAAAATTTATGGCTTGAAAGCGACTCTTCTAGTGTAatatcatgttttgcttctggATCTTTCTCTCCCCCTTGGTCTCTCCAGACACGCTGGAATAATTGCACTCTCCATTTGCAGAACATGGTCTTTCGTTGCTCTCATATTTTTCGAG of Malus sylvestris chromosome 6, drMalSylv7.2, whole genome shotgun sequence contains these proteins:
- the LOC126627357 gene encoding uncharacterized protein LOC126627357, which gives rise to MEMTEQLQTETIETTEQLQTETIETTEQLQTETIETTEQLQTTSLISEVRVRKNRFPLCGEGTEATYGRRNHKKKKRPVLRMMKLQPMYKKNPVKRIFITDEDDVWWH